The following proteins are co-located in the Bordetella bronchialis genome:
- the flhC gene encoding flagellar transcriptional regulator FlhC, with amino-acid sequence MAIKSVSQEADEILLASAMIGLGARLQVLESETSLSHDRLARLYREIRGCSPPKGMLPFSVDWFMTWLPNIHSSLFYNVYKFLNEHTGSKGVRAIIDAYRLYLEHAGVADPEQGEPVLSFTRAWMLVRFFDGKMLQLSECRQCGGHFIAHAHDPRADFVCAICRPPPRAGKTRAAAKERAGRRAMPAAGAAVPAAPTASAAVAGAAAANAAAADAVGL; translated from the coding sequence ATGGCTATCAAAAGCGTTTCCCAAGAAGCCGACGAGATTCTGCTGGCCAGCGCCATGATCGGTCTCGGCGCCCGCCTCCAGGTCCTGGAGTCGGAAACCAGCCTGAGCCACGACCGGCTCGCGCGGCTGTACCGCGAGATCCGCGGTTGCTCGCCCCCGAAGGGGATGCTGCCGTTCTCGGTGGACTGGTTCATGACCTGGCTGCCGAACATCCATTCGTCCCTGTTCTACAACGTCTATAAGTTCCTCAACGAGCACACCGGCAGCAAGGGCGTGCGGGCCATCATCGATGCCTACCGCCTGTACCTGGAGCATGCCGGCGTGGCCGATCCGGAGCAGGGCGAGCCCGTGCTGAGCTTCACCCGGGCCTGGATGCTGGTGCGCTTCTTCGACGGCAAGATGCTGCAATTGTCGGAATGCCGGCAGTGCGGGGGGCATTTCATCGCCCACGCGCACGATCCGCGCGCCGATTTCGTCTGCGCCATCTGCCGTCCGCCCCCACGAGCGGGCAAGACGCGCGCGGCGGCCAAGGAGCGGGCCGGCCGGCGCGCCATGCCGGCGGCCGGAGCCGCCGTGCCGGCAGCCCCCACGGCGAGCGCGGCGGTGGCCGGTGCCGCGGCGGCCAATGCCGCGGCGGCCGATGCCGTCGGTTTGTGA
- the cheW gene encoding chemotaxis protein CheW, producing MAAKPQAQGARVEDMGREFLVFTLGEEEYGIDILKVQEIRGYDAATVTRIANVPQFIKGVTNLRGIIVPIVDLRIKFNLGKVEYNEQTVVIILNLDRRVVGIVVDGVSDVLMLGASQVRPAPEFGATLSTEYLTGLGTVDDRMLILVDIEKLMTSDEMALVEKVAS from the coding sequence ATGGCAGCCAAACCCCAAGCGCAAGGGGCCCGTGTCGAGGACATGGGCCGCGAATTCCTGGTCTTCACCCTGGGTGAGGAAGAATACGGCATCGACATCCTGAAGGTGCAGGAGATCCGCGGCTACGACGCCGCCACGGTGACCCGCATCGCCAATGTGCCGCAATTCATCAAGGGTGTGACCAACCTGCGCGGCATCATCGTTCCTATCGTCGACCTGCGCATCAAGTTCAACCTGGGCAAGGTCGAATACAACGAGCAGACCGTCGTCATCATCCTGAACCTGGATCGCCGGGTGGTCGGCATCGTGGTCGACGGCGTGTCCGACGTGCTGATGCTGGGCGCCAGCCAGGTGCGCCCCGCGCCGGAATTCGGCGCGACCCTGTCGACGGAATACCTGACCGGGCTGGGCACCGTGGATGACCGCATGCTGATCCTGGTCGATATCGAAAAGCTGATGACCAGCGACGAGATGGCGCTGGTGGAAAAAGTCGCCAGTTGA
- the cheA gene encoding chemotaxis protein CheA yields the protein MSGLDLSQFYETFFDEADELLAQMEQLLLELDAGQPDIEQLNAIFRAAHSIKGGAATFGCFTQLAETTHLLENLLDAIRRGEMALRTDMIDIFLETKDVLKSQLDAYRASEEPDAAAYERICEVLRQLALEQQGGQAAPAPAAPAPAAPPPVTAAPVAPPAAPAAPAPEAGADNLPLRVRINRVSAKDAQSLLEEMNNLGHVLASDQAGGGLTVWLESTCSADDIEAVCCFIVDADQISIGREAVPGPAHAVDDFAQAAAEFAAQAPAPAAAVSAPVAAAAPAQAPEAAAPAARPAAEAATPRAPRSAAAAPAADKESTSIRVGVEKVDQIINLVGELVITQAMLSQTASTLDPVLHDRLLNGMEQLERNARDLQEAVMSIRMMPMDYVFSRFPRLVRDLAGKMGKQIELQTYGRATELDKSLIERIIDPLTHLVRNSLDHGIETPEKRVAAGKDPVGQLVLSAQHSGGNIVIEVSDDGGGLNRERILNKAIQQGIAVSENATDDEVWQLIFAPGFSTAEQITDISGRGVGMDVVRRNIQDMGGHVQLSSVPGNGTTTRIVLPLTLAILDGMSVRVGAETFILPLNHVTESLQPTNEQIYSVAGNERVMHVRGEYLPLVELHRVFSVAGAQDDPTQAIAVIMQAEDKRFALLVDHLVGQHQVVVKNLESNYRKVPGVSAATILGDGSVALIIDVFAMARANREKWTPAEAVLN from the coding sequence ATGAGCGGTCTTGATCTGAGTCAGTTTTACGAGACGTTCTTCGATGAGGCGGATGAGTTGCTCGCCCAGATGGAGCAGCTGCTGCTCGAACTGGACGCCGGGCAGCCCGACATCGAGCAGTTGAACGCGATCTTCCGTGCCGCGCACTCGATCAAGGGGGGCGCCGCCACATTCGGTTGCTTTACCCAGCTGGCCGAAACCACGCACCTGCTGGAGAACCTGCTCGATGCCATCCGCCGTGGCGAGATGGCCTTGCGCACGGACATGATCGACATTTTTCTGGAAACCAAGGACGTGCTGAAAAGCCAATTGGACGCCTACCGCGCCTCCGAGGAGCCCGACGCCGCCGCCTACGAGCGCATCTGCGAGGTCCTGCGCCAGCTGGCGTTGGAGCAGCAAGGCGGCCAGGCCGCGCCGGCCCCCGCGGCCCCGGCACCGGCGGCTCCGCCGCCCGTAACGGCGGCGCCCGTCGCCCCGCCGGCGGCTCCCGCCGCGCCGGCCCCCGAGGCCGGCGCCGACAACCTGCCGCTGCGCGTGCGCATCAACCGCGTGTCGGCCAAGGATGCCCAGTCCTTGCTGGAGGAAATGAACAATCTGGGCCATGTACTGGCCAGCGACCAGGCCGGCGGCGGCCTGACCGTATGGCTGGAAAGCACATGTTCGGCCGACGACATCGAGGCAGTGTGCTGCTTCATCGTCGACGCCGACCAGATCTCCATCGGCCGCGAGGCGGTTCCCGGTCCCGCCCATGCCGTCGACGATTTCGCCCAGGCCGCCGCGGAGTTCGCCGCGCAGGCCCCGGCGCCCGCCGCGGCGGTATCCGCCCCGGTAGCGGCGGCCGCGCCGGCGCAGGCGCCCGAAGCGGCCGCCCCGGCGGCCCGGCCCGCCGCCGAGGCCGCCACGCCGCGCGCCCCGCGCAGCGCCGCCGCCGCCCCGGCGGCGGACAAGGAATCGACTTCCATCCGCGTCGGCGTGGAGAAGGTGGACCAGATCATCAACCTGGTCGGCGAGCTGGTGATCACGCAGGCCATGCTGTCGCAGACGGCCTCTACCCTGGATCCGGTCCTGCACGACCGGCTCCTGAACGGCATGGAGCAGCTGGAGCGCAATGCGCGCGACCTGCAGGAGGCCGTGATGTCCATCCGCATGATGCCGATGGACTATGTATTCAGCCGCTTCCCGCGCCTGGTCCGCGACCTGGCCGGCAAGATGGGCAAGCAGATCGAGCTGCAGACCTATGGCCGTGCGACCGAACTGGACAAGAGCCTGATCGAGCGCATCATCGATCCCTTGACCCACCTGGTGCGCAACAGCCTGGACCACGGCATCGAAACGCCGGAAAAGCGCGTCGCGGCGGGCAAGGACCCCGTGGGCCAGCTGGTCCTGTCGGCGCAGCATAGCGGCGGCAATATCGTCATCGAGGTCAGCGACGACGGCGGCGGGCTGAACCGCGAGCGCATCCTGAACAAGGCCATCCAGCAAGGCATCGCCGTGAGCGAAAACGCCACCGACGACGAAGTGTGGCAGCTGATCTTCGCGCCGGGCTTCTCGACGGCGGAACAGATCACCGATATCTCCGGCCGCGGGGTCGGCATGGACGTCGTGCGCCGCAATATCCAGGACATGGGCGGCCATGTGCAGCTGTCCTCCGTGCCGGGCAACGGCACCACGACGCGCATTGTGCTGCCGCTTACGCTGGCCATCCTGGATGGCATGTCCGTGCGCGTCGGCGCCGAGACCTTCATCCTGCCGCTGAACCACGTGACCGAATCGCTGCAACCGACCAACGAGCAGATCTATTCCGTGGCGGGCAACGAGCGCGTCATGCACGTGCGCGGCGAGTACCTGCCGCTGGTCGAATTGCACCGCGTATTCTCGGTGGCGGGCGCGCAGGATGATCCGACGCAGGCCATCGCGGTGATCATGCAGGCCGAGGACAAGCGTTTCGCGCTGCTGGTGGACCACCTGGTCGGACAGCACCAGGTCGTCGTGAAGAATCTGGAATCCAATTACCGCAAGGTGCCCGGCGTATCGGCGGCCACCATCCTGGGCGACGGCAGCGTCGCGCTGATTATCGACGTGTTCGCCATGGCCCGCGCGAACCGTGAAAAATGGACGCCGGCCGAAGCGGTCCTGAACTGA
- the flhD gene encoding flagellar transcriptional regulator FlhD yields MKQPENTLLADIREVNLSYLLLAQRMLRDDYAASMFRLGFSEQVADILMRLSPAQLVKLASSSSLLCRFRFDDYSLLSALTHDVLGGALQQAHATILLAKQPVEQLA; encoded by the coding sequence ATGAAACAGCCTGAGAACACTTTGCTCGCCGACATTCGAGAAGTGAACCTGTCCTACCTGCTCCTCGCGCAGCGCATGCTGCGCGATGATTATGCGGCTTCCATGTTCCGCCTGGGCTTCAGCGAACAGGTGGCGGACATCCTGATGCGGCTGTCGCCGGCGCAACTGGTCAAGCTGGCCAGCTCCAGTTCCTTGCTGTGCCGCTTCCGCTTCGACGACTACAGCCTGTTGTCGGCGCTGACGCACGACGTACTGGGCGGGGCCCTGCAACAGGCCCACGCGACCATCCTGCTGGCCAAGCAGCCCGTCGAGCAGCTGGCCTGA
- a CDS encoding CheR family methyltransferase, which produces MIHERAGISLGTHKREMVYSRLARRLRSLGRGDFASYLDRLEASPADPEWEEFVNALTTNLTAFFREAHHFPILAKFAAERPQPVSIWCCAASTGEEPYSIAITLMEALGARAASASVLATDIDTNVLQRARTAVYPFERVAKIEEARLKRFFLKGKGAAAGQVRVRPEVAGMVRFEPLNLLAPDWPIQEKFDAIFCRNVMIYFDKPTQARILERFAPLLKPGGLLFAGHSENFSYISRDFRLRGQTVYECLGRQ; this is translated from the coding sequence ATGATCCACGAGCGCGCCGGCATTTCGCTGGGCACCCACAAGCGCGAGATGGTCTATAGCCGGCTGGCCCGCCGGCTGCGCAGCCTGGGCCGTGGCGATTTCGCCAGTTACCTGGACCGGCTGGAGGCATCTCCCGCCGATCCGGAGTGGGAAGAGTTCGTCAATGCCTTGACCACCAACCTGACGGCGTTCTTCCGCGAAGCGCATCATTTCCCCATACTGGCCAAGTTCGCCGCCGAGCGGCCGCAGCCGGTGTCGATCTGGTGCTGCGCGGCCTCGACGGGCGAAGAGCCGTACTCGATCGCCATCACGCTGATGGAGGCCCTGGGCGCGCGCGCCGCCTCCGCCAGCGTCCTGGCGACGGACATCGACACCAACGTCCTGCAGCGGGCCCGTACCGCGGTCTATCCCTTCGAGCGCGTGGCCAAGATCGAAGAGGCCCGGCTCAAGCGCTTCTTCCTGAAGGGCAAGGGCGCCGCCGCCGGCCAGGTCCGCGTGCGGCCGGAAGTGGCCGGCATGGTGCGCTTCGAACCCTTGAACCTGCTGGCGCCGGATTGGCCCATCCAGGAGAAGTTCGATGCGATCTTCTGCCGCAACGTCATGATCTACTTCGACAAGCCGACGCAGGCGCGCATCCTGGAGCGCTTCGCGCCGCTGTTGAAGCCTGGCGGCCTGCTGTTCGCGGGCCATTCCGAAAACTTCAGCTATATCAGCCGCGATTTCCGCTTGCGCGGACAGACCGTCTACGAGTGCTTGGGGCGACAGTAA
- a CDS encoding response regulator codes for MTATILVADDSATMRMIVQATLTGAGWKVLAAGNGKDALALAMEQAEPVDLVVSDWNMPVMGGLDLIRGLRQVDRYEEVPVLVLTTEDDVESKTAARDLGVCGWLQKPVDPDLLIEMASELLGQPGEPSH; via the coding sequence ATGACGGCGACGATATTGGTCGCGGACGATTCCGCGACGATGCGCATGATTGTCCAGGCCACCCTGACGGGTGCCGGCTGGAAGGTGCTGGCCGCCGGCAACGGCAAGGATGCGCTGGCGCTGGCGATGGAGCAGGCCGAGCCGGTGGACCTGGTGGTGAGCGACTGGAATATGCCGGTCATGGGCGGCCTGGACCTGATACGCGGCCTGCGCCAGGTGGATCGCTACGAGGAAGTTCCCGTCCTGGTGCTGACCACCGAGGACGACGTGGAAAGCAAGACCGCCGCGCGCGACCTGGGCGTGTGCGGCTGGCTGCAGAAGCCGGTCGATCCGGACTTGTTGATAGAGATGGCGTCGGAGCTCCTGGGGCAACCCGGCGAGCCTTCGCATTGA
- the motB gene encoding flagellar motor protein MotB: MAPVNNHRVVIRRKKGAHGGHHGGSWKIAYADFITAMMAFFLVMWLISVVPREELKGIAEYFRMPLRVALTGGPSNSAETSAIPGGGVDPLRSEGDVRRADGNRVEAQVQGDEAQRRDQRRLEDLQKRLNNLIENSPVLKNFRPQLLIDMTTEGLRIQIIDNKNRPMFATGSAEVQPYMRDILRELGPVLNEIPNKISISGHTDATQYARGERAYSNWELSADRANASRQELVAGGMNETKVARVMGLSSSVSLVKDDPYAAVNRRISLVVLNRATQQRLERENASAADISAADARQVGSGLVRSAPAPGRNSGVVQEVPSSGQGSGATGAGSATTGQGAAPGAVVTQAGTTVIVPVRPAQ, encoded by the coding sequence ATGGCTCCAGTCAATAACCATCGGGTGGTGATCCGGCGCAAGAAGGGCGCGCATGGCGGGCACCACGGCGGCAGCTGGAAGATCGCCTACGCCGACTTCATCACCGCGATGATGGCGTTCTTCCTGGTGATGTGGCTGATCAGCGTGGTGCCGCGCGAAGAGCTCAAGGGCATCGCCGAATACTTCCGCATGCCCCTGCGGGTCGCCCTGACCGGCGGGCCCAGCAATTCCGCCGAGACCAGCGCGATCCCGGGCGGCGGCGTCGATCCCTTGCGCAGCGAGGGCGACGTGCGGCGCGCCGACGGCAATCGCGTCGAGGCCCAGGTGCAGGGCGACGAGGCGCAGCGCCGCGACCAGCGCCGCCTGGAAGATCTGCAGAAGCGCCTGAACAACCTGATCGAAAACAGCCCGGTCCTGAAGAATTTCCGGCCGCAGCTGCTGATCGACATGACCACCGAAGGCCTGCGCATCCAGATCATCGACAACAAGAACCGGCCGATGTTCGCCACGGGCTCGGCGGAGGTCCAGCCCTATATGCGCGACATCCTGCGCGAACTGGGTCCGGTGCTGAACGAGATTCCCAACAAGATCAGTATCTCCGGCCATACCGACGCCACCCAGTACGCGCGCGGCGAGCGTGCCTACAGCAACTGGGAGCTGTCCGCGGACCGTGCCAATGCGTCCCGGCAGGAGCTCGTGGCCGGCGGCATGAACGAGACCAAGGTCGCGCGGGTGATGGGCCTGTCTTCCAGCGTCAGCCTGGTTAAGGATGACCCCTATGCTGCCGTTAATAGACGCATCAGCCTGGTGGTGTTGAACCGGGCCACGCAGCAACGGCTGGAGCGCGAGAACGCGTCGGCGGCGGATATCTCGGCCGCCGATGCCAGGCAGGTTGGCAGCGGGCTGGTGCGCTCGGCGCCCGCGCCGGGCCGCAATAGCGGCGTGGTCCAGGAAGTGCCGTCGTCCGGGCAAGGGTCCGGCGCGACGGGGGCCGGTTCCGCCACGACGGGACAGGGGGCGGCGCCAGGGGCCGTGGTGACGCAAGCCGGAACGACGGTCATCGTGCCGGTCCGCCCCGCACAATAG
- a CDS encoding methyl-accepting chemotaxis protein, with protein MRKFFSNMTIRASLLWVLVFFSLMLVLGAALGVLSLKVGDSTMREMRRSQAVSNVLQDMVSDYKSAMIGLGRAAALHLNEVIKQIGQPTIPQAGLSGAAKPLLDFARISYDKAQADFKKYQALPKPPGLDNEFKEIDEAFSAILGQGLRVMFDDLNKGDLPAYQTHAQMVADVMEDRLNLAIGQYMTWRMRTTDEAFDEAEQRYNLVLSAVAAGGVLALLLVLATYVFLRRRVVRPLAEAVRHFDRIAAGDLTDAVTVDSSNEIGALYGAMKRMQESLTRTVSAVRRGVDEINVGSREISAGNTDLSSRTEQQAASLEETAASMEELASTVKQNAENARQANQLAASASDVAERGGAAVAEVVNTMQEISGSSRKISEIVSVIDGIAFQTNILALNAAVEAARAGEQGKGFAVVAGEVRSLAQRSAQAAKEIKALIEDSVTKVGAGSQQVERAGSTMQEIVASVKRVTDIMGEISAASEEQSSGIDQVNRAVSQMDEVTQQNAALVEEAAAAAGSLQEQAQRLAEAVSVFKINEGQVIDVPARRIEAAGSGAAGPGAAGPGAPRLAGHVAQPA; from the coding sequence ATGCGCAAATTCTTTTCCAATATGACGATACGCGCGAGCCTGCTCTGGGTGTTGGTCTTTTTCTCGCTGATGCTGGTACTGGGCGCCGCGCTGGGTGTGCTGTCGCTGAAGGTCGGCGACAGCACCATGCGCGAGATGCGTCGCAGCCAGGCCGTGAGCAATGTCCTGCAGGACATGGTCAGCGACTACAAAAGCGCCATGATAGGCCTGGGCCGTGCCGCCGCGCTGCACCTTAACGAAGTCATCAAGCAGATTGGGCAGCCGACCATTCCGCAGGCCGGCCTGAGCGGCGCCGCCAAGCCCTTGCTGGATTTCGCGCGCATCTCCTACGACAAGGCGCAGGCCGACTTCAAGAAATACCAGGCGCTGCCCAAGCCGCCGGGGCTGGACAACGAGTTCAAGGAAATCGACGAGGCGTTCTCCGCCATCCTCGGCCAGGGCTTGAGGGTCATGTTCGACGACCTGAACAAGGGCGACCTGCCGGCCTACCAGACGCATGCGCAAATGGTCGCCGACGTCATGGAGGACCGCCTGAACCTGGCGATCGGTCAATACATGACCTGGCGCATGCGCACGACGGACGAGGCATTCGACGAAGCGGAGCAGCGCTACAACCTGGTGCTGTCCGCCGTGGCGGCGGGCGGCGTTCTTGCGCTGCTGCTGGTGCTGGCCACTTATGTCTTCCTGCGCCGGCGGGTGGTGCGGCCGCTGGCCGAGGCGGTGCGTCATTTCGACCGCATCGCGGCGGGCGACCTGACCGATGCCGTGACGGTGGATTCCAGCAACGAGATCGGCGCCCTGTACGGCGCGATGAAGCGCATGCAGGAAAGCCTGACGCGCACGGTGTCGGCGGTGCGTCGCGGGGTGGACGAGATCAACGTGGGTTCGCGGGAGATTTCGGCGGGCAATACGGACCTGTCCAGCCGCACGGAACAGCAGGCGGCCTCGCTGGAAGAGACGGCGGCCTCGATGGAGGAACTGGCCTCGACGGTGAAGCAGAACGCAGAGAACGCGCGGCAGGCGAACCAGCTGGCGGCCAGCGCCTCGGACGTGGCCGAGCGCGGTGGCGCGGCGGTGGCCGAGGTGGTGAACACGATGCAGGAGATCTCGGGCAGCTCGCGCAAGATTTCCGAGATCGTGAGCGTGATCGACGGCATTGCGTTCCAGACGAACATACTGGCGCTGAACGCGGCGGTGGAAGCGGCGCGCGCGGGCGAGCAGGGCAAGGGCTTCGCGGTGGTGGCGGGCGAAGTGCGCTCGCTGGCGCAGCGCAGCGCGCAGGCGGCCAAGGAGATCAAGGCGCTGATCGAGGATTCGGTGACCAAGGTGGGGGCGGGCTCGCAGCAGGTGGAGCGGGCGGGCTCGACGATGCAGGAGATCGTGGCCTCGGTGAAGCGGGTCACGGACATCATGGGCGAGATCTCGGCGGCGTCGGAGGAACAATCCAGCGGCATCGACCAGGTCAACCGCGCGGTGTCGCAGATGGACGAAGTCACGCAGCAGAACGCCGCGCTGGTGGAAGAAGCCGCGGCGGCCGCCGGCTCGCTGCAGGAACAGGCGCAGCGCCTGGCCGAGGCCGTGTCGGTGTTCAAGATCAACGAAGGCCAGGTCATCGACGTGCCCGCCCGCCGCATCGAGGCGGCCGGGTCAGGTGCGGCCGGCCCGGGTGCGGCCGGCCCGGGCGCGCCCAGGCTGGCCGGGCACGTCGCCCAGCCTGCCTGA
- a CDS encoding RNA polymerase sigma factor FliA, whose translation MPLSEDRLAEYAPLVRKLALQLLARLPASVELDDLIQAGMIGLLDAARRYQEVADAQFETYATARIRGAMLDELRNQDWLPRSVRSKAKRIDQAIAQLTQQLMRPPSEAEIAGHLELPLGEYHQLLYDAQGAQIVHYEDFGSENAGEGRDGDWAAGAAETSGSGNPLEALLAEDFRSALAEAIAALPEREKLLLSLCYEQGLNLKEVGAVMGVTEARVCQLRSQAMGRLRARLKEGAWQQLPEDVRVASIA comes from the coding sequence ATGCCCCTTTCCGAAGATCGCCTGGCTGAGTACGCCCCCCTGGTGCGCAAGCTGGCCCTGCAACTGCTGGCGCGCCTGCCCGCCAGCGTGGAACTGGACGACCTGATCCAGGCGGGGATGATCGGTCTGCTGGATGCGGCCCGCCGCTACCAGGAGGTGGCGGACGCCCAGTTCGAGACCTACGCGACGGCGCGCATCCGCGGCGCCATGCTGGATGAATTGCGCAACCAGGACTGGCTGCCGCGCAGCGTGCGCAGCAAGGCCAAGCGCATCGACCAGGCCATCGCGCAGCTCACGCAACAGCTGATGCGCCCGCCCAGCGAGGCGGAAATCGCCGGACACCTGGAGCTGCCCCTGGGCGAATACCATCAATTGCTCTATGACGCGCAGGGAGCGCAGATCGTCCATTACGAGGACTTCGGCTCGGAAAACGCCGGCGAAGGCCGCGACGGCGACTGGGCCGCCGGCGCCGCAGAGACGTCCGGGTCCGGCAATCCGCTGGAGGCCTTGCTGGCGGAAGACTTCCGCAGCGCCCTGGCCGAGGCCATCGCCGCCCTCCCCGAGCGCGAGAAGCTGCTGCTATCCCTGTGCTACGAGCAGGGGCTCAATCTGAAGGAAGTCGGCGCGGTCATGGGCGTGACCGAGGCGCGGGTGTGCCAGCTTCGCTCCCAGGCCATGGGCCGGCTGCGCGCCAGGCTGAAGGAAGGCGCCTGGCAGCAATTGCCGGAAGATGTCCGGGTGGCCTCCATAGCCTGA
- the motA gene encoding flagellar motor stator protein MotA: protein MLIVIGYLVVIVSVVGSFVALGGHMGALYQPFEFTLIAGAAAGAFLAGNSRKSLQLIKSAVPNALRGARYNKDVYMELMSLMYVILNKARREGLMAVESHIEDPASSPIFTECPRIMKDEKLMEFLTDYLRIMISGNMSSFEIETLMDEEIETFRHERQVPVLALQNVADAMPAFGIVAAVLGVIKALAAVDQPPAVLGDLISKAMVGTFLGILLAYGFVGPLASRVDRQTSEAVKILECIKTTLLASMNGYPPQLAVEFGRKVLFSGVRPSFAELEEHVRQAKTSTSKA, encoded by the coding sequence GTGCTGATTGTTATTGGTTATCTCGTGGTGATCGTGTCCGTCGTGGGCAGCTTCGTTGCCCTGGGCGGCCATATGGGCGCGCTGTACCAGCCTTTCGAGTTCACGCTCATCGCGGGCGCGGCGGCCGGCGCCTTCCTGGCGGGCAATAGCCGCAAGTCGCTGCAGCTGATCAAAAGCGCGGTGCCCAATGCGCTGCGCGGCGCCCGCTACAACAAGGACGTGTACATGGAACTCATGTCCTTGATGTACGTGATCCTGAACAAGGCGCGCCGCGAGGGCCTGATGGCCGTCGAGTCGCACATCGAGGATCCGGCTTCCAGCCCCATCTTCACGGAATGCCCGCGCATCATGAAGGACGAGAAGCTGATGGAGTTTCTCACCGACTACCTGCGCATCATGATCAGCGGCAACATGAGCTCCTTCGAGATCGAGACGCTCATGGACGAGGAAATCGAAACCTTCCGCCACGAGCGCCAGGTGCCGGTGCTGGCGCTGCAGAACGTCGCCGACGCCATGCCCGCCTTCGGCATCGTGGCCGCGGTGCTGGGCGTGATCAAGGCGCTGGCGGCGGTCGACCAGCCGCCCGCCGTGCTGGGCGACCTGATCTCCAAGGCCATGGTGGGGACCTTCCTGGGCATCCTGCTGGCCTACGGTTTCGTCGGGCCGCTGGCCTCGCGCGTGGATCGCCAGACCAGCGAGGCGGTCAAGATCCTGGAATGCATCAAGACCACGCTGCTGGCCAGCATGAACGGCTATCCGCCGCAACTGGCGGTGGAGTTCGGCCGCAAGGTCCTGTTCTCCGGCGTGCGTCCGTCGTTCGCCGAACTGGAAGAGCACGTCCGCCAGGCCAAGACCTCCACCTCCAAGGCTTGA